Proteins encoded in a region of the Saccharothrix ecbatanensis genome:
- a CDS encoding S8 family serine peptidase, whose product MSQPTGAETTGRYLVLLEDRSVAAGAREMSRVAGISTASSADSATREELAAADGVIFQDLGIAVVDATPDQVARLSEAAAAPGPISVVEAERVVQAYTATDTGTDEAAAPAVDESVFTWGLQAVGANLSTVTGKGVRVAVLDTGFTVAHPDFAGRTVVTQSFITGETVDDAHGHGTHCIGSATGPRRPAGGGPGYGVAFEAEIYAGKVLSNSGFGSDSGILAGIEWAIANGCAVISMSLGAAVRPGTPHSQIFEQAATRAMGKGTLIVAAAGNESKRPGRVNPVGHPANCPSILSVGAIDVQRAIASFSCGTVDTIGQIDVVGPGVDVYSSWNKEDGGLGMRKRISGTSMATPHVAGVAALIAEKYGSRGWELWARLSQSARRLGLPSTDVGAGLVQSP is encoded by the coding sequence ATGTCACAACCAACGGGCGCCGAGACCACTGGCCGCTACCTGGTGCTCCTCGAAGACAGATCGGTCGCGGCCGGTGCGCGGGAGATGAGCCGCGTCGCCGGCATCAGCACCGCCAGCAGCGCGGATTCCGCGACCAGGGAAGAGCTCGCCGCGGCGGACGGCGTGATCTTCCAGGACCTGGGCATCGCCGTCGTCGACGCGACGCCGGACCAGGTCGCCAGGCTGTCCGAGGCCGCCGCGGCCCCGGGCCCGATCTCCGTGGTCGAGGCCGAACGGGTCGTGCAGGCCTACACCGCCACCGACACGGGCACCGACGAGGCCGCGGCTCCCGCCGTGGACGAGTCCGTGTTCACGTGGGGGCTCCAGGCCGTCGGCGCGAACCTCAGCACGGTCACCGGCAAGGGCGTGCGGGTCGCCGTGCTGGACACCGGTTTCACGGTCGCGCACCCGGACTTCGCGGGCCGCACCGTGGTCACGCAGTCGTTCATCACGGGCGAGACGGTGGACGACGCGCACGGCCACGGCACGCACTGCATCGGCAGCGCCACCGGCCCGCGCCGGCCCGCCGGCGGCGGACCCGGCTACGGAGTCGCGTTCGAGGCCGAGATCTACGCGGGCAAAGTGCTGTCGAACTCGGGCTTCGGCTCGGACAGCGGCATCCTGGCCGGCATCGAGTGGGCCATCGCCAACGGCTGCGCGGTCATCTCGATGTCGCTCGGCGCGGCCGTCCGGCCGGGCACGCCGCACTCGCAGATCTTCGAGCAGGCCGCCACGCGGGCGATGGGCAAGGGCACGCTGATCGTCGCCGCGGCCGGCAACGAGAGCAAGCGGCCGGGGCGGGTCAACCCGGTCGGCCACCCGGCGAACTGCCCGTCGATCCTCTCCGTGGGGGCGATCGACGTGCAGCGGGCGATCGCGTCCTTCTCCTGCGGGACGGTCGACACCATCGGCCAGATCGACGTCGTCGGACCCGGCGTGGACGTCTACTCCAGCTGGAACAAGGAGGACGGCGGCCTCGGGATGCGCAAGCGGATCTCGGGCACGAGCATGGCGACGCCGCACGTGGCGGGCGTGGCGGCGCTCATCGCGGAGAAGTACGGCTCTCGCGGGTGGGAGCTGTGGGCGAGGTTGTCGCAGTCCGCTCGTCGACTGGGCTTGCCTTCCACGGATGTGGGTGCAGGATTGGTGCAATCACCCTGA
- a CDS encoding cation:proton antiporter produces the protein MHNTAIALIQLGAVFFGLGLLGKMAWRIGISPIPLYLIGGLAFGQGGLVPLHGIEEFSHISSEIGVILLLLLLGLEYSAAELMTGLKRSWTAGVVDIVLNATPGVIAALVLGWGPVGALAMGGVTYISSSGIIAKVLGDLGRLGNRETPVVLSVLVFEDLAMAVYLPILTAVLAGVSFVGGLTAVGVSLAAITVVLVIALKFGRYVSALVDSPDPEVFLLKVLGSALLVAGVASQLQVSAAVGAFLLGIAISGSTAENATRMLEPLRDLFAAMFFVVFGLNTDPASIPPVLGWAVALAVVTTLTKVATGWWAARRQGIGRMGRARAGAALVARGEFSIVIASLTVASGAVDGELAALATAYVLLMAVLGPVAARVVEPLAQKFTRMRGTAPAPA, from the coding sequence TTGCACAACACCGCAATCGCACTGATCCAATTGGGTGCGGTCTTCTTCGGGCTGGGCTTGCTCGGCAAGATGGCGTGGCGGATCGGCATCTCCCCGATCCCGCTCTACCTGATCGGCGGCCTGGCCTTCGGGCAGGGCGGCCTGGTGCCGTTGCACGGCATCGAGGAGTTCTCGCACATCTCCAGCGAGATCGGCGTCATCCTGCTGCTGCTCCTGCTCGGCCTGGAGTACTCGGCCGCCGAGCTGATGACGGGGCTGAAGCGGTCGTGGACGGCCGGTGTGGTGGACATCGTGCTGAACGCGACGCCGGGCGTGATCGCCGCGCTGGTCCTGGGCTGGGGCCCGGTGGGCGCGCTGGCGATGGGCGGCGTCACCTACATCTCGTCGTCCGGGATCATCGCGAAGGTGCTCGGCGACCTGGGCCGGCTGGGCAACCGTGAGACGCCGGTGGTGCTGTCGGTGCTGGTCTTCGAGGACCTGGCGATGGCGGTGTACCTGCCGATCCTGACCGCCGTGCTGGCGGGCGTGAGCTTCGTCGGCGGGCTGACCGCGGTGGGCGTCTCGCTCGCTGCGATCACAGTGGTTTTGGTCATCGCGCTGAAGTTCGGCCGGTACGTGTCGGCGCTGGTGGACAGCCCCGACCCGGAGGTGTTCCTGCTCAAGGTGCTGGGCTCGGCGCTGCTGGTGGCCGGCGTGGCGTCGCAGTTGCAGGTGTCCGCGGCGGTCGGCGCGTTCCTGCTGGGCATCGCGATCTCGGGGTCGACGGCGGAGAACGCCACCCGGATGCTGGAGCCGCTGCGCGACCTGTTCGCGGCGATGTTCTTCGTGGTGTTCGGGCTGAACACGGACCCGGCGTCGATCCCGCCCGTGCTCGGGTGGGCGGTGGCGTTGGCCGTGGTGACGACGTTGACGAAGGTGGCCACCGGGTGGTGGGCCGCACGACGGCAGGGCATCGGGCGGATGGGCCGGGCACGGGCGGGCGCGGCGCTGGTGGCGCGCGGCGAGTTCTCGATCGTGATCGCGTCGCTGACGGTGGCGTCCGGCGCGGTGGACGGCGAGTTGGCGGCGCTGGCGACGGCGTACGTGCTCCTCATGGCGGTGCTCGGTCCGGTCGCTGCCCGCGTGGTGGAGCCGTTGGCGCAGAAGTTCACCCGAATGCGTGGCACCGCACCCGCGCCGGCGTGA
- a CDS encoding cation:proton antiporter regulatory subunit: MNVEVTPLPGIGTRQDFMIRAGRRVGVVTHRDGKFELIVSHQDDPDGCAASIALTPSEASTLAGLLGSPQLVAHLEEQHREVAGISTKQFPIVPGSRFDGSPLAETELRTRTGASIVAVVRAGSVHPSPRPDFVFAGGDLVVVVGTSDGLTAAAELLGGG; encoded by the coding sequence GTGAACGTCGAGGTGACGCCGCTACCGGGGATCGGCACCCGTCAGGACTTCATGATTCGCGCGGGCCGACGGGTCGGGGTGGTGACGCACCGTGACGGCAAGTTCGAGCTGATCGTGTCGCACCAGGACGACCCGGACGGCTGCGCGGCCTCGATCGCGCTGACGCCGTCGGAGGCGAGCACCCTGGCCGGGCTGCTCGGCTCGCCGCAGCTGGTGGCGCACCTCGAAGAGCAGCACCGCGAGGTGGCGGGCATCTCCACCAAGCAGTTCCCGATCGTCCCGGGCTCCCGGTTCGACGGCAGCCCGCTGGCCGAGACCGAGCTGCGCACCCGCACCGGCGCGTCCATCGTGGCCGTCGTGCGCGCCGGTTCGGTGCACCCGTCGCCGCGCCCGGACTTCGTGTTCGCGGGCGGTGACCTCGTCGTCGTGGTCGGCACGTCGGACGGCCTCACCGCCGCCGCCGAGTTGCTGGGCGGTGGCTGA
- a CDS encoding DUF1015 family protein produces MERVRAIGRGWVVRDRVPGPDVDEFAEPERIVAALARARPGTLLAVQHPHRTPAALAAGSSLLDALPQARAELAHLRRNAYREVRDVVAPYRVDGPDGTAYGLLCMVDPAAVGHTEDVYPDVVAERARVLSGLGCLTSAAMLVPVGREVRLTELVAEVDDEPAVSVVDPGGRRHWLWLVGPGERQDALLAAAGEYPLMVADGNHRVAATAGLSGLLALVTAGPDLRIGPIHRALVGTGLTLADLTAAWRSAGLKVTQVDASTRPSPGVVVAVAGSSAVRVELPPGADHAFVETVLLDKALGLDPESPHVRPVTGGAPVDADALLLIAPVPLDDVLAVHAAGGRMPRKSTYFTPKPRSGLLLADLDSDD; encoded by the coding sequence ATGGAACGTGTTCGGGCCATCGGCCGGGGATGGGTGGTGCGGGACCGCGTGCCCGGACCGGATGTGGACGAGTTCGCCGAGCCGGAGCGCATCGTCGCCGCGCTCGCCCGCGCTCGCCCCGGCACGTTGCTCGCCGTGCAGCACCCGCACCGCACGCCCGCCGCGCTGGCCGCCGGGTCGAGCCTGCTCGACGCCCTGCCCCAGGCCCGCGCCGAGCTCGCCCACCTGCGCCGCAACGCATACCGCGAGGTCAGGGACGTGGTCGCGCCTTACCGGGTCGACGGCCCGGACGGCACCGCGTACGGGCTGTTGTGCATGGTCGACCCGGCGGCGGTCGGGCACACCGAGGACGTCTACCCGGACGTGGTCGCCGAACGCGCCCGCGTGCTCTCCGGCCTGGGCTGCCTGACGAGTGCGGCGATGCTCGTGCCGGTGGGCCGTGAAGTCCGGCTGACGGAGCTGGTCGCGGAGGTGGACGACGAGCCCGCCGTGTCCGTGGTCGATCCGGGCGGGCGGCGGCACTGGCTCTGGCTGGTCGGGCCGGGCGAACGCCAGGACGCGCTGCTGGCCGCCGCGGGCGAGTACCCGCTGATGGTGGCCGACGGCAACCACCGGGTGGCCGCGACGGCCGGGCTGTCCGGCCTGTTGGCGCTGGTCACCGCCGGTCCCGACCTCCGGATCGGGCCGATCCACCGGGCCCTGGTCGGCACCGGGCTGACGTTGGCCGACCTCACCGCCGCGTGGCGCTCGGCCGGGCTGAAGGTGACGCAGGTCGACGCCTCGACCCGTCCGTCGCCGGGAGTGGTGGTCGCGGTGGCCGGTTCGAGCGCCGTCCGGGTCGAGCTGCCGCCGGGCGCCGACCACGCGTTCGTGGAGACCGTGCTGCTGGACAAGGCGCTCGGGCTCGACCCGGAGAGCCCGCACGTGCGTCCGGTGACCGGCGGCGCGCCCGTGGACGCGGACGCCCTGCTGCTGATCGCGCCCGTGCCGCTGGACGACGTGCTGGCGGTGCACGCCGCGGGCGGTCGGATGCCGCGCAAGAGCACCTACTTCACGCCCAAGCCGCGCAGCGGGCTGTTGCTCGCCGATCTCGATAGTGACGACTGA
- a CDS encoding MarR family winged helix-turn-helix transcriptional regulator, translating to MYSVGDRFESADVFQLLLAFKRMRSRMQQGMAELGLAPGQEMLLGELWRHDGLSQRELVDRLGVEQSTVAKTVRRLEAGGFVRREPDARDGRVSRVLLADRGRDVRDAVERLWRKVDEEFGAGLDRGERERLVALLAKSFGR from the coding sequence ATGTATTCTGTCGGTGACCGGTTCGAGTCCGCCGACGTTTTCCAGTTGCTGTTGGCGTTCAAGCGGATGCGGTCGCGGATGCAGCAGGGGATGGCCGAGCTGGGTCTGGCGCCGGGGCAGGAGATGCTGCTCGGGGAGCTGTGGCGGCACGACGGTCTGAGTCAGCGTGAGCTGGTGGACCGGCTTGGCGTCGAGCAGTCGACGGTGGCCAAGACCGTGCGCAGGCTGGAGGCGGGCGGGTTCGTCCGCCGCGAGCCGGACGCGCGTGACGGGCGGGTGTCCCGGGTGCTGCTGGCCGACCGGGGCCGCGACGTCCGCGACGCAGTCGAACGACTGTGGCGGAAGGTGGACGAGGAGTTCGGCGCGGGCCTGGACCGGGGTGAACGCGAGCGCTTGGTCGCGTTGCTCGCCAAGAGTTTCGGACGCTGA
- a CDS encoding SDR family NAD(P)-dependent oxidoreductase, translated as MRKAIVTGGAGGIGTAISTALAAEHEVIVTYQGQRDRAEALGLRAERFDLADPDGAAELLAATGPVDVLVHNAVVWPRGDWREALRANVEGSLALVKAYLPGMVAAGWGRVVLLSSGVARSGMRGADGYGAAKAAMHGAARSLAWDVGPAGVTVNVVLPGLTATPALDRLPADAVADVIAHTPLRRLPTPEEVAAAVVFFASPAASGVTGQELLVDGGRD; from the coding sequence ATGAGGAAAGCGATCGTCACCGGCGGCGCGGGAGGCATCGGCACCGCGATCAGCACGGCGCTGGCCGCGGAGCACGAGGTGATCGTGACCTACCAGGGACAGCGCGACCGGGCCGAGGCGCTGGGGCTGCGGGCCGAGCGGTTCGACCTGGCCGATCCGGACGGCGCGGCCGAGTTGCTGGCCGCCACCGGACCGGTCGACGTGCTCGTGCACAACGCGGTCGTGTGGCCGCGCGGTGACTGGCGTGAGGCTCTGCGCGCGAACGTCGAGGGTTCATTGGCACTGGTCAAGGCCTATCTACCGGGCATGGTCGCAGCCGGCTGGGGTCGCGTTGTGCTCCTGTCCAGCGGCGTGGCGCGGTCCGGGATGCGCGGCGCCGACGGTTACGGCGCCGCCAAGGCCGCCATGCACGGCGCGGCACGCAGCCTCGCCTGGGACGTCGGCCCCGCAGGCGTCACGGTCAACGTGGTGCTGCCCGGTCTGACCGCCACACCGGCGCTCGACCGCCTCCCCGCTGACGCCGTCGCCGACGTGATCGCGCACACGCCGCTGCGTCGGCTGCCCACGCCGGAGGAGGTGGCGGCGGCCGTCGTCTTCTTCGCCTCACCGGCGGCATCCGGCGTCACCGGACAGGAACTGCTGGTCGACGGCGGCCGCGACTGA
- the cmk gene encoding (d)CMP kinase, whose translation MGHGELRGVVALDGPSGTGKSSAARRLAAGLGARYLDTGAMYRAVTLAVLRAGVDLADPAGVAKVARDAVLVQGTDPNRSTTFLDGEDVGTEIRGPEVTLAVSPVSAVPEVRAQLVAEQRRIIAEALAEAGGIVVEGRDIGTAVVPDAPLKVYLTADAEARAQRRAKQDSASGRQSTLDATLADVQRRDTYDSTRAVSPLRAAGDAVVLDTTSLDLAGTLAALMDLVGDHGLLAQPSGRVHG comes from the coding sequence GTGGGACACGGTGAGCTGCGTGGCGTGGTGGCCCTGGACGGGCCGTCCGGCACCGGCAAGTCCTCAGCGGCGCGACGGCTGGCGGCCGGTCTGGGCGCGCGTTACCTGGACACGGGCGCGATGTACCGGGCGGTGACGCTGGCCGTGCTGCGCGCCGGCGTCGACCTCGCGGACCCTGCCGGCGTGGCCAAGGTGGCGCGGGACGCGGTGCTCGTCCAGGGCACCGACCCGAACCGCTCGACCACGTTCCTGGACGGCGAGGACGTCGGCACGGAGATCCGCGGCCCCGAGGTGACGCTCGCCGTGTCACCGGTCTCGGCCGTGCCCGAGGTGCGCGCGCAGCTCGTCGCCGAGCAGCGCCGGATCATCGCCGAGGCCCTGGCGGAGGCGGGCGGCATCGTGGTGGAGGGCCGTGACATCGGCACCGCCGTCGTGCCCGACGCGCCGCTCAAGGTCTACCTGACGGCCGACGCCGAGGCCCGCGCCCAGCGCCGTGCCAAGCAGGACAGCGCGTCCGGCCGGCAGTCCACGCTGGACGCGACGCTCGCGGACGTGCAGCGGCGTGACACCTACGACTCGACGCGCGCGGTGTCGCCGCTGCGCGCGGCGGGCGACGCGGTGGTGCTGGACACGACGTCGCTCGACCTCGCCGGCACGCTGGCGGCGTTGATGGACCTGGTGGGCGACCACGGGCTGCTGGCCCAGCCGAGCGGACGGGTGCACGGGTGA
- a CDS encoding lysophospholipid acyltransferase family protein, whose amino-acid sequence MTDQLPEGSSALLHDIGRWIARGPARTPFRVRSHCVSRMPADGPVVVVANHSSMADGPILFGVLPRRVVFLIKQEMFKGVVGTLLRKIGQLAVRRGEPDRAPLLAAQKVLRAGGVVGVFPEGTRGTGDVAEAQRGAAWLARSTGAVVVPVACRGTLRPAGSGRRFRPVVDVLVGEPFELPTDKGRQALEKATEQVRDRLATLVAELDSQRGEVR is encoded by the coding sequence GTGACCGACCAGCTCCCCGAGGGCTCGTCCGCCCTGCTGCACGACATCGGACGGTGGATCGCGCGCGGACCCGCCCGCACGCCGTTCCGGGTACGGTCGCATTGCGTGTCGCGGATGCCGGCGGATGGCCCCGTGGTCGTCGTGGCGAACCACAGCTCGATGGCGGACGGGCCGATATTGTTCGGCGTCCTGCCCCGGCGTGTGGTGTTCTTGATCAAGCAGGAGATGTTCAAGGGCGTGGTGGGCACGTTGCTGCGCAAGATCGGCCAGCTGGCCGTGCGGCGCGGCGAGCCCGACCGGGCGCCGTTGCTCGCGGCGCAGAAGGTGCTGCGGGCCGGTGGCGTGGTGGGTGTGTTCCCCGAGGGCACTCGCGGCACGGGCGACGTGGCCGAGGCCCAGCGCGGCGCGGCTTGGCTCGCCCGCTCGACCGGCGCGGTCGTCGTGCCCGTCGCGTGCCGGGGAACCCTGCGCCCGGCCGGCTCCGGACGACGGTTCCGGCCCGTGGTGGACGTGCTCGTGGGCGAGCCTTTCGAGCTGCCGACCGACAAAGGTCGTCAGGCGCTCGAGAAGGCCACCGAGCAGGTCCGCGACCGCTTGGCCACTCTTGTGGCCGAGCTAGACAGTCAGCGAGGAGAAGTCAGATGA
- the der gene encoding ribosome biogenesis GTPase Der encodes MTDLDGTWADESDWTAFDETVEGEEGGAPPMPVLAVVGRPNVGKSTLVNRIIGRREAVVQDVPGVTRDRVAYDALWNGRKFTVVDTGGWEPDAVGMMAAVAAQAELAMATADAILFVVDATVGATTNDEAAVKLLRRSKRPVMLVANKVDDERLVAEVASLWSLGLGEPIPVSGLHGRGSGDMLDAILKALPETPRETFEAVRGGPRRVALVGRPNVGKSSLLNRLTGENRSVVHEVAGTTVDPVDSLVELDDEMWRFVDTAGLRKRVNFASGAEYYASLRTKAAIESAEVAVVLLDAAEPISEQDLRVLSMVVDSGRACVLAFNKWDLVDEDRRHAMVRELERGLVRVPWAEKVNISALTGRSVRKLAPALRTALKSWDTRISTGQLNSWLTDLISATPPPVRSGKQPKVLFATQASTRPPTFVLFTTGFLEAGYRRFIERRLREDFGFAGSPVRVSVRVREKRQKK; translated from the coding sequence ATGACGGACTTGGACGGCACCTGGGCGGACGAGTCCGACTGGACCGCGTTCGACGAGACGGTGGAGGGCGAGGAGGGCGGCGCGCCCCCGATGCCCGTGCTGGCCGTGGTCGGCCGGCCGAACGTGGGCAAGTCGACCCTGGTCAACCGCATCATCGGCCGCCGTGAAGCGGTCGTGCAGGACGTGCCGGGCGTGACCCGCGACCGGGTGGCGTACGACGCGCTGTGGAACGGCCGCAAGTTCACGGTGGTCGACACCGGCGGCTGGGAGCCCGACGCCGTCGGCATGATGGCCGCGGTCGCCGCGCAGGCGGAACTGGCCATGGCCACCGCCGACGCGATCCTGTTCGTGGTGGACGCGACCGTCGGCGCGACGACCAACGACGAGGCCGCCGTGAAGCTGCTGCGCCGGTCCAAGCGGCCCGTGATGCTGGTGGCGAACAAGGTGGACGACGAGCGGCTGGTGGCCGAGGTCGCGTCGCTGTGGTCGCTCGGCCTCGGTGAGCCGATCCCGGTGTCCGGCCTGCACGGACGTGGTTCGGGCGACATGCTCGACGCGATCCTGAAGGCGCTGCCGGAGACGCCGCGCGAGACGTTCGAGGCGGTGCGCGGTGGTCCGCGGCGGGTGGCCCTGGTCGGCCGGCCGAACGTCGGCAAGTCGTCGTTGCTCAACCGGCTGACCGGCGAGAACCGGTCGGTCGTGCACGAGGTCGCGGGCACCACCGTCGACCCGGTCGACTCGCTGGTCGAGCTGGACGACGAGATGTGGCGGTTCGTCGACACGGCCGGTCTCCGCAAAAGGGTGAACTTCGCGTCCGGCGCGGAGTACTACGCGTCGCTGCGCACCAAGGCCGCGATCGAGTCCGCAGAGGTGGCCGTCGTGCTGCTGGACGCGGCCGAACCGATCAGCGAGCAGGACCTGCGGGTGCTGTCGATGGTCGTGGACTCCGGTCGGGCGTGCGTGCTGGCGTTCAACAAGTGGGACCTCGTGGACGAGGACCGGCGGCACGCGATGGTGCGTGAGCTGGAACGGGGCCTGGTCCGGGTGCCGTGGGCCGAGAAGGTCAACATCTCGGCGTTGACGGGACGCTCGGTGCGCAAGCTCGCGCCCGCGTTGCGGACGGCGCTGAAGTCCTGGGACACCCGGATCTCCACCGGGCAGCTGAACTCGTGGCTGACCGACCTGATCTCCGCGACCCCGCCGCCGGTGCGCAGCGGCAAGCAGCCCAAGGTGCTGTTCGCCACCCAGGCGAGCACCCGCCCGCCGACGTTCGTGCTGTTCACGACCGGTTTCCTGGAGGCCGGGTACCGGCGGTTCATCGAGCGGAGGCTGCGCGAGGACTTCGGTTTCGCGGGCAGCCCGGTGCGGGTCTCGGTGCGGGTGCGGGAGAAGCGCCAGAAGAAGTGA
- a CDS encoding response regulator, producing MRLPGVVPVRLVLADDEALLRRGLKVLLEADGRVEVVAEAEDGVGLLDVTRRFRPDVALVDVQMPGMDGLTALKELLTWPDPPALAVLTTFDLDDYVATALELGAQGFLLKDAEPEALVRAVLDLAAGGAVLDPRITARLLPKLRATRLRENRQLDGLSARERQVLELLASGRPNSAIAASLGLSEATVKSYVSTVLTKLGVENRVQAALVAHRVGTW from the coding sequence ATGCGGTTGCCTGGCGTCGTGCCGGTGCGATTGGTCCTCGCTGACGACGAAGCGCTGCTCCGCCGAGGGTTGAAGGTGTTGCTGGAGGCGGACGGCCGGGTGGAGGTCGTCGCCGAGGCGGAGGACGGCGTCGGTCTGCTGGACGTCACGCGCCGGTTCCGGCCGGACGTGGCGCTGGTGGACGTGCAGATGCCGGGCATGGACGGCCTCACCGCGTTGAAGGAGCTGCTGACCTGGCCCGACCCGCCGGCGTTGGCGGTGCTGACGACGTTCGACCTGGACGACTACGTGGCGACCGCGTTGGAGCTGGGCGCCCAAGGGTTCCTGCTGAAGGACGCGGAGCCGGAAGCCCTGGTCAGGGCGGTGCTCGACCTGGCGGCCGGTGGGGCGGTGCTGGATCCCCGGATCACCGCGCGGCTGCTGCCGAAGCTGCGTGCGACCAGACTGCGGGAGAACCGTCAGCTCGACGGGTTGAGCGCCCGTGAGCGGCAGGTGCTCGAACTGCTGGCGAGCGGGCGGCCGAACAGCGCCATCGCCGCGTCGCTGGGGCTGAGCGAGGCGACGGTGAAGAGCTACGTGTCCACCGTGCTGACGAAACTCGGCGTCGAGAACCGCGTGCAAGCCGCCCTCGTGGCGCATCGGGTGGGCACGTGGTGA
- a CDS encoding sensor histidine kinase — MVIFLELLVVLVPAAMALMADYVPYSWSIPTALAACLLLPVRRWQPSVAAFVCLPGLIGGLGWPATVVAMYRVGRKSSVPVMITWVTLATVLPSTLVVVTQRLGPGSALLTFAFSLFMSGAPTALGALITTRRELTASLAEASRARTAELEAREAGARASERARIAREIHDAVGHHTTLIAVESAALAATTEDADTRETALRLRALAKESLAEMRAALGLLNTEPTPGYEGLQALIERATSAGLAVHYEDDVSPPPPPATGRAVYRVVQEALTNVTKHAPGATVQVRLSKQDGHVHVAVVNGPPTAPVPAKDQGGHGLHGLRERVTSVGGTLTTTARADGSFAVHAKLPVGPSKVDRDDSTFGGSARNAANA; from the coding sequence GTGGTGATCTTCCTGGAGCTCCTGGTCGTGCTGGTGCCCGCGGCGATGGCGCTGATGGCCGACTACGTGCCGTACTCGTGGTCGATCCCCACGGCGCTGGCGGCGTGCCTCTTGTTGCCGGTGCGTCGTTGGCAGCCATCGGTAGCGGCTTTTGTGTGCCTCCCAGGCCTCATCGGCGGCTTGGGCTGGCCGGCCACCGTCGTAGCCATGTACCGGGTAGGTCGCAAGTCGTCGGTCCCGGTGATGATCACCTGGGTGACACTGGCGACGGTCCTTCCCTCCACCTTGGTGGTGGTGACCCAACGCCTGGGCCCCGGTTCCGCGCTGCTGACGTTCGCCTTCAGCCTCTTCATGTCAGGCGCCCCCACGGCCTTGGGCGCCCTGATCACTACGAGACGCGAACTGACCGCCAGCCTCGCCGAAGCCTCCCGCGCCCGTACCGCCGAGTTGGAGGCGCGTGAGGCTGGGGCGCGGGCGTCGGAACGTGCCCGGATCGCACGGGAGATCCACGACGCTGTGGGGCACCACACGACCCTGATCGCGGTGGAGTCGGCAGCGCTGGCGGCCACCACCGAGGATGCCGACACCAGGGAGACGGCCCTGCGTCTACGAGCGCTGGCCAAGGAATCCCTGGCCGAGATGCGAGCGGCACTGGGCCTCCTCAACACGGAACCGACACCCGGCTACGAAGGCCTTCAGGCCCTGATCGAGCGGGCGACATCGGCAGGCCTGGCCGTGCACTACGAAGACGACGTGTCCCCACCCCCACCACCCGCAACGGGCCGAGCGGTGTACCGGGTAGTGCAGGAGGCGCTGACCAACGTGACCAAGCACGCGCCCGGTGCCACGGTCCAAGTGCGACTGTCGAAACAGGACGGACATGTGCACGTGGCGGTGGTCAACGGCCCGCCGACGGCTCCTGTGCCGGCGAAGGACCAGGGCGGCCACGGCCTGCACGGCCTGCGAGAACGTGTGACGTCCGTAGGCGGAACCCTGACCACCACGGCGCGGGCCGATGGGAGCTTCGCCGTGCACGCGAAGCTACCGGTGGGTCCGTCGAAAGTTGACAGGGATGACTCGACTTTCGGCGGTAGTGCACGAAACGCGGCGAACGCATAG
- a CDS encoding ABC-three component system protein produces MEDRLAYWWFRHSAELALHVKKATAFQDHFNDVMEAVYGSDFIRVRPAGKDGDRKCDGYQQSTDTVFQVYAPSRVDLAKWVKKIEEDFAGAKAQWSSMRSWIFVHNQHDGLPPDTVQTLQKIKTANPALVIDQWSPTHLLELTVDLSEERLIRVFGNPPRERYMRVLDRGDVADAVAGLALHSGSWTSDAVDLPVVDPGKLDYNELTEYPRRMIMAGIAQARMVEGYFDHNPDPTLRDRVGMLMRAEWLRLQHRGMSGDEAFAFLYDRVAAHAQGSREATASLALLAFLFESCDIFDNPPADWSGTAA; encoded by the coding sequence GTGGAGGACCGGCTCGCTTACTGGTGGTTCCGGCACAGCGCCGAGTTAGCCCTGCACGTTAAGAAGGCCACTGCGTTCCAGGACCACTTCAACGACGTGATGGAAGCCGTTTACGGCAGCGACTTCATTCGCGTCCGTCCTGCCGGCAAGGACGGCGATCGCAAGTGCGACGGGTATCAGCAGTCGACCGACACGGTCTTCCAGGTGTACGCGCCGTCGCGGGTCGACCTGGCGAAGTGGGTGAAGAAGATCGAGGAGGACTTCGCCGGTGCGAAGGCCCAGTGGTCCTCGATGCGATCGTGGATCTTCGTGCACAACCAGCACGACGGTCTGCCCCCGGACACGGTGCAAACGCTACAGAAGATCAAGACGGCGAACCCCGCCCTGGTCATCGACCAGTGGTCGCCCACCCACCTGCTGGAGTTGACCGTCGACCTGTCGGAGGAGCGGCTGATCCGCGTGTTCGGGAATCCGCCGCGTGAACGGTACATGCGTGTTCTCGACCGCGGTGACGTCGCTGATGCGGTCGCCGGTCTCGCGCTGCACAGTGGATCCTGGACATCGGATGCCGTCGACCTGCCAGTCGTGGATCCGGGCAAGCTCGACTACAACGAGCTTACCGAGTACCCGCGGCGAATGATCATGGCTGGGATCGCTCAGGCCCGGATGGTGGAGGGCTACTTCGATCACAACCCTGACCCGACGCTGCGCGATCGCGTCGGGATGCTGATGCGGGCCGAGTGGCTCAGGTTGCAACACAGGGGGATGTCGGGCGACGAGGCGTTCGCGTTTCTCTATGACCGCGTCGCGGCCCATGCCCAGGGATCACGGGAAGCGACGGCCTCGCTGGCGCTGCTGGCGTTCCTGTTCGAGTCCTGCGACATCTTCGACAACCCGCCCGCAGACTGGTCGGGGACGGCTGCGTGA